A genome region from Paramisgurnus dabryanus chromosome 12, PD_genome_1.1, whole genome shotgun sequence includes the following:
- the LOC135745465 gene encoding sodium-dependent glucose transporter 1-like, with protein sequence MGSVKIDIVQPGRNQSSTGTCWRWLVSLALFASFLGLGMAISILGPTFEDLATNVNQDISNLSYIFVGRSSGYIGGSLLGGILFDCMNPHLLLGFSLLLTAVGISGTSYCKQAWLLTVFMCSVGVSMGVLDTGGNVLILNTWGEHAGPHMQALHFSFAAGAFVSPIIAKLFGDSSDNNTIYPLLTGHPSKTFGATLPFTDTKSSTPTSMWAYIVIGAFVLLVSLIFFLLYSCSPPTSNWAKTSPGKQKFSKHHNILIFLLSMFFFFYVGSEVAYGSFIFTYAKDYAHMHDEAKAAGLNSLFWGTFAAGRGLAIFFAACLRPGTLVLFSLVGTTVSSLLLVLFSDNHPMLWACTGLYGLSMSTTFPSGISWVEQYTTVTGRSAAVFVVGTALGEMVLPSLLGFLLGHVRNQPLVMYLALGTSAFTSILFTVMYKLASPGRDGVLWKATGRRTKEADDSEYRQALLDNVEDEEEQENDGLPIVINTSNTMVFYHNKTMVNF encoded by the exons GGAATGGCAATCTCTATATTAGGCCCTACATTTGAAGACCTGGCTACTAACGTCAACCAGGACATCAGTAATTTGTCCTACATCTTTGTGGGTCGTTCGTCGGGATACATTGGAGGCTCACTATTAGGAGGGATCCTATTTGACTGTATGAATCCACACCTCTTGCTCG GCTTTTCCTTACTGCTCACGGCAGTTGGGATATCTGGCACATCTTACTGTAAACAGGCTTGGCTGCTTACCGTATTCATGTGTAGTGTGGGGGTGTCAATGGGAGTTTTAGATACAG GTGGTAATGTTCTTATACTGAACACGTGGGGAGAGCACGCCGGACCACATATGCAAGCCCTGCACTTCAGCTTTGCCGCTGGAGCATTTGTTTCCCCAATCATAGCCAAGTTGTTTGGCGACAGTTCAGACAACAACACTATTTACCCACTTCTGACTGGCCACCCATCTAAAACTTTTGGCGCCACTTTGCCATTCACAGATACCAAAAGTTCCACTCCAACATCCATGTGGGCTTATATAGTGATTGGTGCTTTTGTTTTATTGGTGTCACTCATCTTTTTCCTCCTGTACTCTTGCAGTCCCCCCACCTCAAATTGGGCAAAGACGTCCCCAGGAAAGCAGAAGTTCTCCAAACACCACAATATTCTCATATTCCTGCTCTCTATGTTCTTTTTCTTCTATGTTGGAAGTGAAGTGGCATACGGCTCTTTTATATTTACGTACGCCAAAGACTATGCCCATATGCATGATGAGGCGAAGGCAGCAGGTCTAAATTCACTCTTCTGGGGAACGTTCGCTGCTGGACGAGGTTTGGCCATCTTCTTTGCGGCTTGTCTGCGCCCAGGCACCCTGGTCTTGTTTAGTCTAGTAGGCACTACGGTTTCATCACTGCTCCTGGTGCTTTTTAGCGACAATCACCCTATGCTCTGGGCCTGCACTGGCCTGTATGGGCTCTCTATGTCGACCACCTTTCCCAGTGGCATTTCATGGGTGGAGCAGTACACGACGGTGACGGGGCGATCAGCTGCAGTGTTTGTAGTTGGCACAGCACTCGGTGAGATGGTGCTGCCATCCCTGCTGGGCTTTTTACTTGGGCATGTGAGGAATCAGCCGTTGGTGATGTACCTGGCACTCGGGACATCCGCCTTCACCTCCATTCTCTTCACTGTCATGTACAAATTAGCATCGCCAGGAAGGGATGGTGTCCTGTGGAAAGCGACGGGCAGACGTACCAAGGAGGCCGATGACAGCGAGTACCGTCAAGCCCTGCTGGACAATGTGGAGGATGAGGAGGAGCAGGAGAACGATGGTTTGccgatagtaatcaatacatcAAATACCATGGtattttaccacaataaaaccatggttaatttttga